GGCATCGTGCATCGCGGCCGGCACCCACAGTCCGCCCGAACGGACAAGCACGCCGGAACGGTCCGGCGGGACGAGAAAGCGGATCCGAACGGCGGCGCCCGAGGCGGCTGCAGAGCTTTGCGCTTCGATCATCGGTTCGAGGGTGTCCGGCGGAAGCGGGCTCGAGCAGACGCTTTTCTCTTCGTCGACCGCCCAACAGTAGCCGCCGTCCAGCAGCGCGACGGCTTCGCCGTTCACCGTAATCGAGGGAACTATAGGTTCGTCCGGCAGGGGCTGCGTTGACCCCGCACAACCCGATAATAAGCAAATGATAACAAGCGCCTTGGCTCCGGAAATAACGAATCGCATCGTCGCAACCCTCCCGATCCTTCGACGCGACTTGTTGGGAAAATGTTCCTTCGAAATAACGTCGGATTCGATATTATTGGAACTGGACGAGCATTCGTGTAAAATAAGGAAGGTGCGAACAAGGGAGCTCGAATTATTTTCAAATACAAAGGATGATGATGAACAATGTCGAAACAGCAAATCGGCGTCGTCGGCCTCGCGGTCATGGGGAAGAACCTCGCCTTGAACATGGAGAGCAAAGGGTTCTCCGTAGCGGTCTATAACC
Above is a genomic segment from Paenibacillus antri containing:
- a CDS encoding NAD(P)-binding domain-containing protein, encoding MSKQQIGVVGLAVMGKNLALNMESKGFSVAVYN